Proteins co-encoded in one Cinclus cinclus chromosome 9, bCinCin1.1, whole genome shotgun sequence genomic window:
- the STK11IP gene encoding serine/threonine-protein kinase 11-interacting protein: protein MAAAETLVRGLARLLQDAGDLVLDGSSTLTLLTSTLQHLTQVFEQHLGSRNQNRGFVALPSHPAETAAILQAQFLFDVLQKTHSLKLVHVPNCVLQSAVKIFPFKSLRHLELRSVPPHCLRGLRFVYSQLESLTCCKCISTLEEIISACGGDLSCALPWLELQTMNFSYNSITTLDDSLQLLNALRVLDLSHNKIQDCEHYLTTLTELEYLNLAYNFLSKVPNLGIFSRSKLVTLILRNNELDSINGVEQLVNLQHLDVAYNLLLEHAQLAPLSTLHYLKKLHLEGNPIWFHQNHRSAALVHVSPRAAFSNFFLDGEPLSSSDLMHLPRLVQSVSQSIHTSTSEKTALDRSALESSCAADFSDSQSPSDNVVVRVPRKKSKGKVKVRRASISEPSDTEHEPQALPLSAGLVLEHQKEMKRLASFRDRFGADWLQYKRHLEEHDQVPVMSRCRSADEITGRPAVMDLQNESSDPEQEKPQVSQEGSPPPLDDTVKEEEPEVQLDEPVEGEQRGEEEADELMLGEEEEEKVEVDLCQPVLVSQIEGEGDPEPDWIFLRVTAKHVIEVELKAARVLHKLELKCLKNVETSELTWKRMDLERVFPVLTLHFSYIRKDRQKRKYVVLDDCPEQCLQRILEVLSPAVEENRRNLEQEKGSMKLQCLKCKQEFSQSVAPWHQGSYPSELGDTKILETLVTSDQGPAAAGEPIACPHCSSDHVVILPSEACSSTPLLPAADSTSEDLSDSVLEGGSQQEGPEEASVLASESGKFYIGGEDSSEIDTSNSTRTPELSTEPDSTLHPTSHGSHGSCGKEQGVKSQYLSLSHTDTNGGSLMGSYHYSVSQGPTPSPLSLNSESEETWNLSPSVNSVLNTRDFRAVDHRLKLYLDMEVFEENAEEFQCFLKVVMVKFGRQGEFLSVLVASDVKIYVLEVTRAIRGQPTDWLKKNDSHNLSDISHLEVGLCHQSLRIEFENPKTSYNLLIRNQSCCDQFLQTLTDLMQELPAKHRSKVKEIPTVEMNPQHWLWPLLDTKTTDSAAAGDTCFFYLLAYLIQGASAFPVTLLSTRSMLFLLEENHQWQVQPSLDEDHEAEMLPRSNIQLKEKQPITSISNIITYRLCPCDIKLMLYDEVLKLESTWHIRTECPELLVELVEWIRGPWEEMFSIELRKAVYEALE from the exons ATGGCGGCGGCGGAGACGCTGGTGCGCGGCCTGGCGCGGCTGCTGCAGGACGCCG gtgacctcgtCCTGGACGGCTCCAGCACGCTGACGCTGCTCACCTCCACCCTGCAGCACCTCACGCAGGTCTTCGAGCAGCACCTGGGCTCCCGCAACCAGAACCGGGGCTTCGTGGCGCTGCCCTCGCACCCCGCCGAGACAGCCGCCATCCTCCAGGCTCAGTTCCTCTTCGACGTCCTGCAGAAGACTCACTCTCTGAAG CTTGTTCATGTTCCAAACTGTGTTTTGCAATCTGCTGTGAAGATCTTCCCTTTCAAGTCTCTCCGGCATCTGGAA TTGAGGTCTGTCCCTCCACACTGCCTCCGGGGACTGCGATTTGTCTATTCTCAGCTGGAATCTCTCACCTGTTGCAAATGTATCAGTACACTGGAG gaaataatttcagcatGTGGTGGAGATCTGAGCTGTGCTCTCCCGTGGTTGGAACTGCAGACTATGAACTTCAGCTATAATTCAATTACTACCTTGGATGACTCACTG caaTTACTGAATGCTCTGAGGGTCTTGGATTTGAGTCACAACAAGATCCAGGATTGTGAGCACTATTTAACG ACCCTTACAGAGCTAGAATACCTCAATCTGGCATACAACTTCCTGTCCAAGGTGCCAAATCTTGGTATCTTCAGCCGATCCAAGCTGGTGACTCTGATCCTGCGCAACAATGAGCTCGACAGCATTAATG GGGTGGAACAGCTTGTGAATCTGCAACACCTGGATGTGGCCTATAACCTGCTGCTGGAACATGCCCAGCTGGCACCATTGTCCACTTtacactatttaaaaaaa CTGCATTTAGAGGGAAACCCAATATGGTTCCATCAAAATCACCGATCTGCAGCCCTTGTCCATGTATCTCCCAGGGCAGCCTTCTCCAAT TTCTTCTTGGACGGGGAGCCACTCTCTTCCTCAGACTTAATG CACCTTCCAAGACTTGTGCAGAGTGTGTCCCAGTCCATCCACACTTCTACCTCAGAGAAGACTGCACTGGACCGCAGTGCACTGGAGAGTTCCTGTGCTGCAGACTTCAGCGACAGTCAGTCTCCATCAGATAATGTGGTCGTCAGGGTCCCTCGAAAGAAAAGCAAG ggaaaagtcAAAGTGCGCAGGGCAAGTATTTCGGAGCCAAGTGACACAGAACATGAGCCCCAGGCATTacccctctctgctg GTCTGGTCCTGGAGCATCAGAAGGAGATGAAGCGCTTGGCCAGCTTCAGAGATCGCTTTGGTGCTGACTGGCTGCAGTACAAGAGACACCTGGAGGAACATGACCAAGTACCCGTCATGTCCCGCTGCCGTTCTGCAGATGAGATCACAGGCAGACCTGCTGTAATGGACTTGCAGAATGAGAGCTCTGACCCAGAGCAGGAAAAGCCCCAGGTATCCCAGGAAGGATCCCCTCCTCCTTTGGATGACACTGTAAAGGAGGAAGAACCTGAAGTACAGCTGGATGAGCCTGTGGAAGGAgaacagagaggagaggaggaggcagatgagCTAATGCttggagaggaagaagaggagaaggTAGAAG TGGACCTGTGCCAACCAGTGCTGGTGAGCCAAATAGAAGGTGAAGGGGACCCAGAGCCAGACTGGATCTTCCTGCGAGTCACAGCTAAGCATGTGATTGAGGTGGAACTGAAGGCTGCCAGAGTCCTCCACAAGCTAGAGCTGAAATGCCTGAAGAATGTGGAGACATCTGAGTTGACCTGGAAGAGGATG gaCCTGGAACGAGTTTTCCCTGTCCTCACGTTGCACTTCAGCTACATTCGCAAGGACCGGCAGAAGCGCAAATACGTGGTGCTTGATGACTGCCCGGAGCAGTGTCTGCAG CGTATCCTTGAAGTGTTGTCCCCAGCTGTTGAGGAGAATCGGCGAAATCTGGAACAAGAGAAGGGATCCATGAAACTCCAGTGCCTGAAATGCAAGCAGGAGTTTTCACAGTCCGTGGCCCCCTGGCATCAAGGTTCCTATCCTTCAGAGCTTGGAGACACCAAAATCCTGGAGACCCTAGTTACCTCAGATCAAG gtcctgcagcagctggtgaGCCCATAGCCTGTCCCCATTGTTCCAGTGACCATGTGGTCATTCTACCTTCAGAGGCGTGCTCCAGCACACctcttctgcctgctgctgacagcacgAGTGAGGACCTGTCAGACTCTGTGCTGGAGGGAGGCAGCCAGCAGGAGGGCCCAGAGGAAGCATCTGTCCTGGCCAGTGAAAGTGGGAAGTTCTACATTGGTGGGGAGGACAGCTCGGAGATAGACACCAGCAACAGCACCAGGACCCCAGAGCTGAGCACTGAGCCTGACAGCACTCTTCATCCCACCTCCCATGGATCACATGGCAGCTGTGGGAAGGAACAGGGTGTGAAGAGCCAGTACTTGTCCCTCAGCCACACGGACACCAACGGGGGCAGCCTGATGGGAAGCTACCATTACAGTGTTTCTCAGGGGCCCACTCCTTCCCCACTCTCTTTGAACTCTGAGTCCGAGGAAACATGGAATCTCAGTCCTT CTGTGAACAGTGTCCTGAACACAAGGGACTTCCGGGCAGTGGATCATCGCCTGAAGCTGTACCTGGACATGGAAGTTTTTGAGGAGAATGCTGAGGAGTTCCAGTGCTTCCTCAAG GTGGTCATGGTGAAGTTTGGCCGGCAAGGAGAGTTCCTCTCAGTCCTGGTTGCTTCTGATGTCAAGATTTATGTGCTGGAAGTCACCAGAGCTATCAG GGGACAACCTACAGACTGGCTGAAGAAGAATGACTCTCACAACCTGTCAGATATTTCTCATCTGGAAGTGGGACTCTGCCACCAGAGCTTGCGAATTGAGTTTGAGAACCCAAAAACTTCCTACAATCTGCTGATCCGGAACCAAAGCTGCTGTGACCAGTTCCTGCAGACCCTGACAG ATCTCATGCAAGAACTGCCTGCTAAGCACAGGAGTAAGGTGAAGGAAATCCCCACCGTGGAAATGAATCCCCAACACTGGCTATG GCCTCTGCTGGACACCAAGACCACAgattctgcagctgcaggtgaCACTTGTTTCTTCTACCTGCTGGCCTACCTGATCCAAG GGGCATCTGCTTTCCCTGTGACCCTGCTGAGTACCCGAAGCATGCTATTTCTGCTGGAGGAGAATCACCAGTGGCAGGTGCAGCCCTCCTTGGATGAAGACCATGAGGCAGAAATGCTTCCTAGGAGCAACATCCAGTTGAAGGAGAAGCAGCCAATCACCAGTATTAGCAATATCATAACCTATCGCCTCtgtccttgtgacatcaagctgATGCTTTACGATGAG GTACTGAAGCTGGAGAGCACTTGGCACATCCGCACAGagtgccctgagctcctggtaGAGCTAGTGGAGTGGATCCGTGGGCCCTGGGAGGAGATGTTCTCAATTGAGCTACGGAAGGCTGTGTATGAGGCACTGGAGTGA